One region of Rattus norvegicus strain BN/NHsdMcwi chromosome 13, GRCr8, whole genome shotgun sequence genomic DNA includes:
- the LOC134481463 gene encoding large ribosomal subunit protein eL29-like gives MLFAKKHNKKGLKKTQANNAKAVSARADAIKALVRRPQAIKPKMPQGPSCKLSCLAFMAHPKLGKTIRNHMAKGWRLCQSKAKVQTKAEAKAPVKAQTLVPSQAPKGAQTPVKAP, from the coding sequence ATGCTCTTTGCTAAGAAGCacaacaagaaaggcctgaagaaaACACAGGCCAACAATGCCAAGGCAGTGAGTGCACGTGCAGACGCCATCAAGGCCCTTGTGAGGAGGCCTCAGGCCATCAAGCCCAAGATGCCACAGGGCCCCAGCTGCAAACTCAGCTGTCTGGCTTTCATGGCTCACCCCAAGCTTGGGAAGACTATCCGAAACCACATGGCCAAGGGTTGGAGGCTCTGCCAATCGAAGGccaaggttcaaaccaaggcagaggccaaggCTCCAGTTAAGGCCCAGACTCTAGTTCCATCCCAGGCTCCCAAAGGTGCCCAGAcccctgtgaaggccccatag